CACTTCGGCGACGGCGAAATCGGCCCCGGCGGAAGCGGCGCAATCTTCCGCCAACGTGCGCGCCTGGTCCAGCGAGATGCGGCTGGCGCTTCCGGGCGAAACTCGATACCCCGTCCCTGGCACACCTGCCCAAAGCGCAGGTGCTTGGGTCATTCCGTACCCGCCGCCCACACCTGCCCGGGGCGCAAGTGCCTGGGTCATCCTGTGGCCGCTCTGCCATCCGAGCCAGGGTGCTACCCAAGGTCCGACCGCGGCAAGGACGATTGCCAGGGCGATCAGCGCTGCCGAGACTCCCAGAACCCACTGCAACAATCGACTCACGACCTTCACTCCTTTGGAACCCAAGCTTCGCAGGCCCCATCATGGGGGCGTCCAGGACAACTCTAACGGCGCTTCGGTGAGTGCTTGAGAGGGGTTCAGCCCGGCCCCGGCGGGCCGTTTGGCGCGTGTCGTTTGTCACTGCCCGACGGACGAATCTCACTGGCCAAGGAGGTGCCCGTAGCCTTGCCTGACCTCAAAGGGCTACTTCTTGGATCGGGCCGACAGCAGCATGACTCCCACGATCGGGATGGCGAGAAGGCCGGGGAAAGAGAATCTGGAACAAGGGACCGCATGAGGCCGGCGAAAGGGATCATCACGACGGCCTCCGGGAGCAATAGCCTGGGCAGCCAGGTCTGGCAAGCTCAGGCCCCGAGGGCACCCTCCCCCGGGACGGTCAGGCGCGCAGGCCCGGCAACAGTTCCGCTGGCTTCAGCGAGCGATGCCAGGATTCGGCCGACGAGCCCGGGGTCGGGCAGGGCATTCGGGTCGATGATGATCTCCAGGCGGGTTCGCCCTTCGTACGCATGCACCGTGACCACGGCCGGAGGGCCGGCGGGCGGGTAGACAAGCAGCACGGAGTACTGGCACGTGCAGGGCGGCGTACCATGATGTGGGCAGCGGCATGCATCCGAGCCGGGCCCAAGCAGGTCGAAGCTGCGGACGACCTGCAGGCCTTCCCCTTCAAGCGCGTCACACGCCGCCCGCGCGGCCTCCACACCCATGCAGTCGAAGTCGACGAACGGTTTCATTGATGACCTTGAGATCACAATACTGGACCGGCCCGCTGACCGCGACCGTGGAATCGCGGGTCGCGGCATAGGCATTTCTGCTTGTCGGGGAAGGGCGCCCAGGCTGGCCCGGGCCGGTGACTCAGAGGGGGAATTCGAGGCGCACACTCGTGCCGCCCCCGGGCACCGAGTCGAGTGTCAACTTGGCGTTGATCAGCTCGGCCCGTTCCTGCATCCCCATCAACCCATAGTGGGGCCCGGAGTCGAGATCGGCGCCGGGCACCGGCACAGTGAAGCCGGCCCCGTCGTCCTCGATGACCAGGGTGAAGCGGTCTCGCTCAAATCTCATATCCATCTTCGCCGAGCGGGCCCGGGCGTGGCGTGCAACGTTGCTGAGCGCCTCCTGGGCAATGCGATAGACGGCGATCTCCTGCTCAGGAGGCAACCGTCGCGGCTCCCCGGTGGACACCAGTTCAACACGGAGGCCCGCCGCCGCACCGGCATCGTCGGCCAACATCTGAAGAGCCGACGGCAGGCCGAGGTCCTCCAGGTAGATCGGGCGCAGCGCGCCGATGATGCGGCGGACGCCCTTGAGCAGGGCCTGGGTCATGCGCCGCAGTTCGCCCAGGTGGCCGGAGGCATCCGCCGAATTGCCTTGGACAGCCATCTGGGCTAACTGGGTGCGCTGGTCGAGCGCAATCAGTGCCTGGATGGTTTCATCGTGAAGCTCGCGCGCTACGCGCCGACGCTCGTCCTCCTGACCGCGGGTGACAGCGCCGGCATAGCGGCGGACCGATTGCTGATAGGCGCTCAGCCGCTGGGCCATCTGCACCATCGTCTGCTGCAGCGACTTGATCTCGCGGATGCCCCCGACGGGGTCTTCCAGAGCTTGGAAATCGCCTCGCCCGACCTGGGCAGACTTCCTCTCCAGGGCACGCAACGGCTGCACGACTTGCCGGACGGCGAATGCCAGGGCAAGCAGGGTCAGCAGGAGCGCAGGAATCAGCACCAGAGGCGCCGCCTGGGTCTGTCGAAGCAGAGGATTGTCGGCCGACTCCCAGGGTTCCTCGACTACGAGCACCCATCCCAAGGGAGGCACCGGGTCTAATGCAGCCACGTATTCCACGCGGTCGAGATCGAGGAAGGCAACGCCACCGGTTCCCTGCCGGGCGGCGTCGAAGGCTGGGTGGCCCACGACATCCAACTCGGCAGGCGTTCCCTCCCGCCGGTACAAGGTGCGGAGCTGCGAGTCGACGAGCCAGGCCCGGGCCTGGCTCTCGGCAGGGAAAGCGTCGTCGAGGATGCGGCCTGCCAGGTTGCCGGGTTGGAAGGCGCCAACGGCCGATCGGGCTCCGGAAGCAAACGCCACGACGGTGACCGGCATCTCGAAGGACGGTAAGCGCCGGGCTTCGGAGAATTCGGGTTTGCCGGAGGCGCGGCTTCGGTCGAGCAAAGTGGCCAGATCGAACTCGGCCCACCACTCGGCCGGCACGGTGGACGCCAGTGGTCGGCCATCGTTTGCCACAATGGCAAGGCCGCCTTCGAAGTCCGGTAGGAGGTGCGCAGAATCGAGCAGCACAGCTTCTGGATCAGGCGAGTTCATGGCGAGGGCGCCAAGGCTCTGGATCAACAAACCTCGCTGACGGAGCTGCTCGGCGATGGCGTCGGAGGCGGCATGGCTGGCCCGAGCTTCGCGCTCGGCGACCAGATCACGCATGGCCTGGGAATGCAGTCCCAGGCTTCCGAAGGCGATCACGACCAGCAGACCGGTCAGTGGGAGAACCGCAAAGAGCAAGAGCTGCAGCGTCAGGCTGCGGCCCCCGACCTTCGGGGGACGACCTTCGTTGGGAAGAGGGGGGTTCATCGGCGATTCAGTTGCTGTCGTTGGTTTCCAGCACCGGAGGGATGAGCCCCTGGGTGACGGCACGCATCACAGCCTCGGTCCGGCTGGCGGCGTGAAGCTTGCCGAAGACCTTTGCCAGATGGCCCTGTACGGTGCGGTCGCTGATCGACAGCTGTACCCCGATCGCTTTGTTGGTATAGCCGCGGGCGGCGAGGCGTAGCACTTCGAGCTCACGTTCGGTCAGCGCCTCGGCGACCAGGGGCGGTTCGCCGGAGAAGCGGCTGATTAGTTGTCGGGCAATGGCCGGGTCGAGGACCGACTTTCCCTCGCTCACGGTTCGGACCGCCTCGACGATGTCTTCGGCGTCGGCTGTCTTCAGCACGTAGCCGTTGGCACCCGCCTGCAGGACGGCCCGGATGTAGGGCTCATCGTCAAAGGCGGTGAGGATCAGGACCCCGACCGGCAGGCGTTCGGCGCGGATGGCGCGGGCCAGTTCGATGCCCGAGCGCAGCGGCATCTGGATGTCCAGCACGGCCACGTCGGGGAGGTGCTGCCGGATCAGGCGCAGCCCCTCTTCGCCGTCGCCGGCCTCGGCCACGACCTCGATCTCCCCGCTCGCCTCGAGGAACTGACGAATCCCCTGGCGGACGACGGCATGGTCGTCCGCCAGCAGGACCCGAATCGTTTTGACCGGTGATCCCATTCCGTGTGCCATCCAAGGTCGAGCCGGCTAGGCGTGATGCTGGCGCGTCGGTGGCGGCTCCGCTCTGCCAATGTACTTCTGTGGCTCCCGGTCGAAATCGCGCTTGCAGCCCGGGGAGCAGAAGGTGTAGAGCTTTCCATCGTACTCCGACTTGTGGAGAGCGGTGTTCTCATCCACTTCCATGCCGCAGACCGGGTCGATCGCCATGCTGACTACCTCCTGAGCCGCTTGCCGTGGCCGCGGCTCGCACCCTCTTGTCGGTCAATCGAGGATCAGCCTTCCCGCCTCGTCTCTTCCTCGAAGCAGTTCCCTAGGTCCCTGAATTGTAGACGGAAACGCGGCGCATGCCGATGACCAGCGCCGTCGCCGCCGCGCCCGACCGGGGCGGGGCGAACCCGAGGTGGCACGCTCAGGCGCCGTGGCACACCCTATCCCTTCACCGACGCTGCCGACGCGGCGGGAGCTGGAGGTGCCGGCAACAGGTCGCCCTCGAACGAGCCATCCAGCCGGGGTACGGCCAACCAGGCGATGCCCAGGCCAAAGAGGACACCGCTGAGCAGACGCATCCAGGCGTTGAAGGAGCCCCAGGCATCGCCGGCGTAGAACCCGGGTCCCAGGCGGCTGCCGGTGAGAGTCGCCAGCCAGAGGTTCGTGTCGCGAAAGCCAAACCCGAAGCCGGCCAAGTCGCTGAGCAAGTGAGTCGTGCCGTCCAACGCGAGAGGAAGGAGGAGAACAACGAAGGCCCAAGCCGGGAGGGGTCTTAGCCGGTGCCGCAGGAGGCGCGCGACGATCATGAAAGCGAACAGCCCAGTGTACATCGCCGCCATCCGGTCAGACCAGGCCACCTTCCATCCGAGATTAGGCGTGCCGAGGAAGGCTCGCAGGGCGAGAGGCTGCAATGTGACGCCGGCGGCCTGAAGCTCGGCCGGGGAGTACATGAGCTTGGGTCCGAAGACGAAGTACGACCGCTGGGCCATCTGGTGGCACTGTGTGGAATAGAATGTGTAGATCGCTCTGGCGGGGTTGGTCCATCCGATCCGCATGAATGCCGGGGCCAGCCATGGCAACCCGGCGTACAGGCCCACGAAGAGCAGGGTAATTAGGAACCAGTGTCGACGGGTGGCACGCAAGGCGGGTCGGGGGACTTGGGCTGGCCGTGCCGCCCGTCGTGCGGCGTGCTCGCCCCGGGCCAAGGTGAGTTCCTTCATCGCGCCCGGATTGTAGGTGATGCTACCGGACCCGGAGCGCGCCATTTGGCTTGTGACATGCCTGACAGAATCCCGTGCATCACCTCTCGGGTAGCGAGAGTCTCTGAAGATCCCGGCGGTGCACCGGTGGTCGAGTCTCGACGAGCTCAGGCTGTAGGGCGGAGAGGAGGAGCACGACAGCGTCACTCCGGCAGAACCCCGGAGACTGGTCCCCCTGCAATTTCTGTGGCCCTTGAGTTGGGCTCAAGGTGAGCGGATCGGCTCAACCGAGGGCGCATTCGAGGGCTTGTTTCCCCCCGCACAAGAGTCCTGAAAAATCTTGCGCACGAGGCTGAGCCCCTTGCCCGAGTTACTGCCGATTCCGTGGAATGGTCCAGCGTACTTGGCAGTCCGGAATCCCGAAACCCTTGACCATCCGCCTCTCGCATGCCCCCCATACGCAATCACAGAATACGC
This genomic interval from Anaerolineales bacterium contains the following:
- a CDS encoding histidine kinase, coding for MNPPLPNEGRPPKVGGRSLTLQLLLFAVLPLTGLLVVIAFGSLGLHSQAMRDLVAEREARASHAASDAIAEQLRQRGLLIQSLGALAMNSPDPEAVLLDSAHLLPDFEGGLAIVANDGRPLASTVPAEWWAEFDLATLLDRSRASGKPEFSEARRLPSFEMPVTVVAFASGARSAVGAFQPGNLAGRILDDAFPAESQARAWLVDSQLRTLYRREGTPAELDVVGHPAFDAARQGTGGVAFLDLDRVEYVAALDPVPPLGWVLVVEEPWESADNPLLRQTQAAPLVLIPALLLTLLALAFAVRQVVQPLRALERKSAQVGRGDFQALEDPVGGIREIKSLQQTMVQMAQRLSAYQQSVRRYAGAVTRGQEDERRRVARELHDETIQALIALDQRTQLAQMAVQGNSADASGHLGELRRMTQALLKGVRRIIGALRPIYLEDLGLPSALQMLADDAGAAAGLRVELVSTGEPRRLPPEQEIAVYRIAQEALSNVARHARARSAKMDMRFERDRFTLVIEDDGAGFTVPVPGADLDSGPHYGLMGMQERAELINAKLTLDSVPGGGTSVRLEFPL
- a CDS encoding response regulator transcription factor gives rise to the protein MGSPVKTIRVLLADDHAVVRQGIRQFLEASGEIEVVAEAGDGEEGLRLIRQHLPDVAVLDIQMPLRSGIELARAIRAERLPVGVLILTAFDDEPYIRAVLQAGANGYVLKTADAEDIVEAVRTVSEGKSVLDPAIARQLISRFSGEPPLVAEALTERELEVLRLAARGYTNKAIGVQLSISDRTVQGHLAKVFGKLHAASRTEAVMRAVTQGLIPPVLETNDSN
- a CDS encoding YHS domain-containing protein, translating into MAIDPVCGMEVDENTALHKSEYDGKLYTFCSPGCKRDFDREPQKYIGRAEPPPTRQHHA
- a CDS encoding DUF2085 domain-containing protein — encoded protein: MKELTLARGEHAARRAARPAQVPRPALRATRRHWFLITLLFVGLYAGLPWLAPAFMRIGWTNPARAIYTFYSTQCHQMAQRSYFVFGPKLMYSPAELQAAGVTLQPLALRAFLGTPNLGWKVAWSDRMAAMYTGLFAFMIVARLLRHRLRPLPAWAFVVLLLPLALDGTTHLLSDLAGFGFGFRDTNLWLATLTGSRLGPGFYAGDAWGSFNAWMRLLSGVLFGLGIAWLAVPRLDGSFEGDLLPAPPAPAASAASVKG